One window of Caloenas nicobarica isolate bCalNic1 chromosome 7, bCalNic1.hap1, whole genome shotgun sequence genomic DNA carries:
- the JMJD1C gene encoding probable JmjC domain-containing histone demethylation protein 2C isoform X2 → MQGPYSLNGYRVRVYRQDSATQWFTGIITHHDLFTRTMVVMNDQVLEPQNVDPSMVQMTFLDDVVHSLLKGENIGITSRRRSRSNQNSNTVHGHYTRAQANSPRPAMNSQTAAPKQNSHQQQRNTRPNKRKGSDSSMPDEEKMKEERYDYIGRGENPKTKTKHFLSKRRKPEEDEKKLNMKRLRTDNISDYSESSDSEISNKRLTDSSSEQNSENELKSKNTSKINGEEGKSQSIEGVEQTLTERRSPWDEIQEDKNHEETERVKSSVLDQQEKSLLRAAEQPTPYERNAKDPHVQECNAEKHHPAELKNEQFVPRPPTPKCVVDITNENNSEKESQSNAASTFGLQTVQKIESHSSDLKQQFANANFLEARKQEADQSWGSSVVNKTDLMQPGVVKTLSVNEHLNPDKEKVQYGSFMSSLNVASLAEESKLHKQSPAPDSVKSKPSASVDHPKTKSPDVKPKFTQSSDTVKSKVSSQNSHATGLTRSANKTDHDLPRSSFHPVPARVSALEATKSPLIIDKNEHFTVYRDPTLIGQETGTNHISPYLHQHNYPLHSSSHRTCLNPNAHHPALTGSSHLLAGSSAQAPLPAINTHPLSSASHHSVHHPHLLPTVLPGVPAASLLGGHPRLETAHASSLSHLALAHQQQQQMLQHQSPHLLGQAHPSASYNQLGLYPIIWQYPNGTHAYSGLGLPSSKWVHPETPVNADASLRRNTPSPWLHQPTPVTSADSLGLLSHIPVRPSSADPLRPLKLTAHSSPPLSKSMVEHHKEELERKAFIEPLRSVTTAPVKAELEQSRTQAAKESHMHRHFADPMLNQLPRPPQESGERLSKYKEEHRRILQESIEVAPFTAKMKALEGERENYSRVTSLSSSPKSHSVKYDKDTERSVSELYKMKHSVPQSLPQSNYFTTLSNSVVNEPPRSYPSKEASSAYIDKQTNCPSAASPQSLPSYISSLSKPPPLIKHQPESEGSASKIPEQLSQSVQSVSSFRSDSRSPTQLSISSSNTLRSMPALHRAPVFHPPVHQNLEKKESSYSSLSPPTLTPVQPVNAGGGKIQELQKPPTLVPEPKEAQTVYKGASEQNLSEIWKSNNAANNEKVDWHIERMSGKSQSATASVIVRPPSSTKHDSVPAAQSASKDRVSERSSAVTNQADCLKTAEARETGRIILPNMNSDSARTQYEKKFPAVSQGSIPRAVTPTTTMICSTKTGVTASAATTTSVSSWGSSEVTYSLSSTVLACAPLECPASRAASQAVAQAQECKVSTAAPVTPAAGKTGSAAQPGSGFSTSTDFVHLKKHKAALAAAQFKSSNISETESNSAKNQTFSTSLSLDSAIVCNTINKANSVGSGQTSQTSQPNYHTKLKKAWLTRHSEEDKNTNKKENSGNSVSEIIKPCTVNLIASTSNDLQNNIDSKILADKFAKEEKHPRRKAKRTYESGSESGDSDESESKSEQRTKRQPKPTYKKKQNDLQKKKGDTEEEVKPNGVLSRSAKEKSKLKLQSSSNSTGIPRSVLKDWRKVKKLKQTGESFLQDDSCSEIGPNLQKCRECRLIRSKKGEEPTHSPVFCRFYYFRRLSFSKNGVVRIDGFSSPDQYDDEALSLWTHENYEDDELDLETSKYILDIIGDKFCQLVTSEKTAMSWVKKDAKIAWKRAVRGVREMCDACEATLFNIHWVCQKCGFVVCLDCYKAKERKSSRDKELYAWMKCVKGQPHDHKHLMPTQIIPGSVLTDLLDAMHNIREKFEIKSHCQCTSKQSTQAGKLPAMNGVSQVLQNVLNHSNKISLCLPESQQQNTPQKSETNGNTSPRSDVSTDSKSTPPESQSPLHWLADLAEQKAREEKKENKECPSGKHLKEEKDQDNLEAQNCKNSPPSSQNNEQGSTLRDLLTTTAGKLRLGSTDAGIAFAPVYSTGTASGKSGRTMPNILDDIIASVVENKIPPNRAPKINIKSEIKDEPKDDGKCIQDDSSKLYSDIQYSWICDKHVLWLRDHKNSNNWKLFKECWKQGRPVLVSGMHKKMNFSLWKAESISLDFGNQQADILNCKDSIISNTNVKEFWDGFEDVSKRQKIKNGETALLKLKDWPSGEDFKAMMPARYEDLLKSLPLPEYCSPEGKLNLASHLPGFFVRPDLGPRLCSAYGVAATKDHDIGTTNLHIEVSDVVNILVYVGIAKGNGVLSKSGVLKKFEEEDLDDLLRKRLKDSSELPGALWHIYAGKDADKIREFLQKIAKEQGLEVLPEHDPIRDQSWYVNKKLRQRLLEEYGVKTCTVIQFLGDAIILPAGALHQVQNFHSCVQVTEDFVSPEHLVQSFHLTQELRLSKEEINYDDKLQVKNILYHAVKEMVRALKIHEGEMEDMDEN, encoded by the exons gtgTTAGAACCTCAGAATGTTGATCCTTCTATGGTTCAGATGACCTTTCTAGATGATGTTGTTCACTCTTTGTTGAAAGGTGAAAATATTGGCATCACTTCACGCCGACGGTCTCGTTCCAACCAGAACAGCAACACAGTCCAC ggtCATTATACACGTGCGCAAGCAAATAGTCCCAGACCAGCAATGAATTCCCAAACGGCAGCACCAAAACAGAATTCTCACCAGCAACAGAGGAATACTCGGCCAAATAAGAGGAAAGGCTCTGATAGCAGCATGCCTGATgaagagaagatgaaagaagaaagatatGATTATATAGGTCGAGGAG aaaaccccaaaaccaaaaccaaacacttccttagtaaaagaagaaaacctgaagaggatgaaaaaaagttaaatatgaAGAGACTGCGCACAGACAATATCTCAGATTACTCTGAGAGCAGTGACTCGGAAATTTCGAATAAAAGATTAACAGATTCGTCCTCAGagcaaaattcagaaaatgagTTAAAAAGCAAGAACACTTCAAAGATAaatggagaagaaggaaagtctCAAAGTATTGAGGGAGTAGAACAGACACTAACAGAGAGGCGGTCTCCATGGGATGAAATACAGGAGGATAAAAACCatgaagagacagaaagagtGAAGTCATCCGTTCTGGATCAGCAGGAAAAATCTTTACTCCGTGCGGCAGAGCAGCCAACACCTTATGAGCGGAATGCCAAGGATCCACACGTTCAAGAGTGCAATGCAGAAAAACATCATCCTGCGGAATTAAAAAATGAGCAATTTGTACCCAGACCTCCTACTCCAAAATGTGTTGTTGACATCACTAATGAAAACAACTCTGAAAAGGAGAGCCAGAGTAATGCTGCAAGTACCTTTGGTTTGCAAACGGTTCAGAAAATAGAATCTCACAGCAGTGATTTAAAACAGCAGTTTGCAAATGCAAATTTCCTTGAAGCAAGAAAACAGGAAGCTGATCAAAGTTGGGGTAGCAGTGTTGTTAACAAAACGGATTTGATGCAACCTGGGGTTGTAAAAACGTTATCAGTAAATGAACACTTAAATCCTGACAAAGAAAAAGTGCAGTATGGCTCCTTTATGTCTTCGTTAAATGTAGCTTCTCTAGCAGAAGAGAGTAAACTGCATAAACAAAGTCCAGCCCCCGATTCTGTGAAGTCAAAACCTAGTGCTTCAGTTGATCATCCTAAAACAAAGTCACCTGATGTTAAGCCTAAATTCACCCAATCTTCCGATACTGTGAAGTCTAAGGTTAGTTCCCAAAACAGCCATGCTACTGGATTAACAAGGTCAGCCAATAAAACTGATCATGATTTGCCCAGGTCTAGTTTTCATCCAGTGCCAGCTAGAGTTAGTGCTCTAGAAGCTACTAAAAGTCCTCTTATCATTGACAAGAATGAACATTTCACGGTGTACAGGGACCCCACTCTGATTGGACAAGAAACAGGAACTAATCACATTTCACCTTATTTGCATCAGCATAATTATCCTCTGCATTCTTCATCCCACCGAACCTGTTTAAATCCAAACGCTCATCATCCTGCATTAACTGGTTCATCCCATCTGCTAGCTGGGTCTTCAGCGCAGGCTCCCTTGCCCGCTATTAACACTCACCCCCTTAGCAGCGCATCTCACCATTCTGTTCATCACCCTCATCTACTTCCCACAGTGTTGCCCGGAGTGCCTGCTGCCTCCTTGCTGGGCGGCCACCCGCGACTAGAGACTGCTCATGCTAGCAGCTTAAGCCATTTGGCATTAgcacaccagcagcagcaacagatGTTACAACACCAGTCTCCACATCTTCTTGGACAAGCTCATCCTTCTGCTTCCTATAATCAGCTAGGGCTTTATCCAATTATTTGGCAGTATCCAAATGGAACACATGCTTACTCAGGACTTGGTCTGCCTTCCTCCAAATGGGTCCACCCAGAAACTCCTGTTAACGCGGACGCTTCCTTGAGAAGG AATACTCCCAGCCCCTGGTTACACCAGCCCACCCCGGTGACCTCAGCTGACAGCCTCGGTTTACTGAGTCACATTCCCGTGCGACCGTCCAGCGCAGATCCCCTTCGGCCTCTCAAACTGACAGCGCATTCCAGCCCGCCGTTGTCCAAAAGCATGGTAGAGCATCACAAAGA AGAGCTGGAGAGGAAAGCATTTATTGAACCTTTACGTTCTGTTACAACTGCACCGGTAAAGGCGGAGCTAGAGCAGAGCAGAACACAGGCAGCAAAGGAGAGCCATATGCACAGACATTTTGCAGATCCAATGTTGAACCAGCTGCCAAGGCCGCCACAGGAGTCTGGGGAGCGACTGAGCAAATACAAAGAAGAACACAGACGGATACTCCAAGAAAGTATTGAAGTTGCTCCTTTTACAGCTAAAATGAAGGCactggagggagagagagagaactaCTCCAGAGTAACGTCCTTATCTTCAAGTCCCAAAAGCCATTCGGTAAAATACGACAAAGACACTGAACGCTCTGTGTCAGAACTGTATAAAATGAAGCATTCAGTTCCACAGAGTTTGCCGCAGAGTAACTATTTCACCACCTTGTCTAACAGTGTAGTAAATGAACCACCAAGATCGTACCCGTCAAAGGAAGCTTCAAGCGCATATATTGATAAGCAAACTAATTGTCCTTCAGCAGCTAGTCCTCAGTCTCTCCCCTCttatatttcttctctttcaaaacCTCCACCTTTAATTAAGCACCAACCAGAGAGTGAAGGCTCTGCGAGCAAGATCCCCGAGCAGCTTTCGCAGTCAGTGCAGTCTGTCAGTTCTTTTAGAAGCGACAGCAGGAGCCCTACTCAGTTGTCAATCTCGTCTTCAAATACACTCCGGAGCATGCCTGCCTTGCACAGAGCCCCCGTGTTTCACCCCCCCGTGCACCAGAAcctggagaagaaggaaagcagcTATAGCAGCCTCTCGCCTCCAACTCTGACCCCCGTTCAACCCGTTAATGCTGGTGGTGGCAAAATACAGGAGTTGCAGAAACCACCAACTTTAGTACCTGAGCCTAAGGAAGCTCAGACTGTTTACAAGGGTGCTTCTGAACAGAATTTATCAGAAATATGGAAGTCAAATAATGCcgcaaataatgaaaaagtggATTGGCACATTGAAAGAATGAGTGGAAAGTCACAGTCCGCTACAGCATCTGTTATTGTGCGTCCTCCTTCTAGCACGAAACACGATAGCGTACCAGCAGCGCAGTCTGCTTCCAAAGATCGAGTTAGTGAGAGGTCTTCAGCTGTGACAAATCAAGCAGATTGCCTGAAAACAGCGGAAGCCAGGGAGACTGGAAGAATCATTCTGCCAAATATGAACTCAGACAGTGCTCGCACACAGTATGAAAAGAAATTTCCAGCTGTCTCGCAAGGCAGCATTCCTCGTGCTGTCACCCCCACCACAACGATGATCTGCAGCACCAAAACGGGTGTCACCGCCTCAGCCGCAACCACTACCAGCGTGTCAAGCTGGGGTAGTTCAGAAGTGACTTACTCCTTATCGAGCACGGTCTTGGCCTGCGCGCCGCTGGAGTGTCCTGCCTCGAGAGCGGCGAGTCAGGCGGTGGCGCAGGCCCAGGAATGCAAGGTCAGCACTGCAGCTCCGGTTACACCCGCCGCTGGCAAGACAGGCAGCGCTGCTCAGCCCGGCTCGGGGTTCTCCACCTCCACCGACTTTGTCCATTTGAAAAAGCACAAGGCAGCCTTGGCTGCGGCTCAGTTTAAAAGTAGTAACATCAGTGAGACTGAGTCCAACTCTGCGAAAAATCAGACATTTTCAACCTCTCTCTCCCTAGACAGTGCTATCGTCTGTAATACGATAAACAAAGCGAACTCTGTAGGCAGTGGGCAAACTTCCCAGACGAGTCAGCCAAACTACCACACGAAACTGAAAAAGGCTTGGCTAACGAGACATTCGGAGGAAGATAAAAACACtaataaaaaagagaattcAGGGAACAGtgtttcagaaattattaaGCCATGTACTGTCAATTTAATAGCTTCTACATCAAATGATTTGCAGAATAACATAGATAGTAAAATCTTGGCAGATAAGTTTGCGAAGGAAGAGAAGCACCCTAGGAGAAAAGCAAAACGAACTTACGAGTCTGGCTCTGAAAGCGGAGACTCTGATGAAAGCGAGAGCAAGTCAGAGCAAAGGACTAAACGGCAGCCCAAGCCAActtacaaaaagaaacaaaatgatttgcagaaaaaaaagggtgatACAGAGGAAGAAGTAAAACCGAATGGTGTTCTTAGCAGGAGtgccaaagaaaaaagcaagctgaAGTTACAGAGCAGCAGTAACAGCA CTGGCATACCTCGCTCAGTGTTGAAAGACTGGCGCAAAGTAAAGAAGCTGAAGCAAACGGGAGAGTCCTTCTTGCAGGATGATTCTTGCTCTGAAATAGGACCAAATTtgcaaaaatgcagagaatGTAGGTTAATAAGAAGTAAGAAGGGAGAAGAACCAACTCACTCACCAGTATTTTGTAGGTTTTACTACTTTCGGCG gttATCTTTTAGTAAGAATGGAGTGGTTCGGATAGATGGTTTCTCCTCTCCTGATCAATATGATGATGAAGCACTGAGTTTATGGACGCACGAAAACTATGAGGATGACGAACTGGACCTAGAAACTTCTAAATACATTCTAGATATCATAGGTGATAAATTTTGTCAGTTAGTAACATCTGAGAAAACAGCTATGTCCTGGGTGAAAAAAGACG ccAAAATTGCATGGAAGAGAGCAGTGAGAGGAGTCCGTGAGATGTGTGATGCATGTGAAGCCACGTTATTTAACATTCACTGGGTCTGCCAAAAATGTGGATTTGTGGTCTGCCTAGATTGTTAcaaggcaaaggaaagaaaaagttctAGAG ACAAGGAGTTATATGCCTGGATGAAGTGTGTGAAGGGACAGCCTCATGATCACAAACACCTGATGCCAACACAGATTATTCCAGGCTCTG TTTTGACAGATCTTCTAGATGCTATGCACAATATTagagaaaaatttgaaattaaatccCATTGTCAGTGTACCAGCAAGCAGAGCACACAAGCCGGCAAGCTCCCTGCAATGAATGGCGTATCTCAG GTTTTGCAGAATGTCCTTAACCACAGTAATAAAATTTCTCTGTGCCTGCCCGAGTCTCAGCAGCAGAACACTCCTCAAAAGTCTGAGACAAACGGGAACACGAGTCCGAGGAGCGATGTAAGTACAGACAGCAAGTCAACACCGCCCGAGTCCCAGTCCCCGCTGCACTGGTTAGCCGATCTTGCAGAGCAGAaagccagagaagaaaagaaag agaACAAAGAATGTCCttctggaaaacatttaaaagaagagaaagaccAGGATAATTTGGAGGCCCAAAACTGTAAAAACTCCCCTCCTTCATCCCAGAACAATGAGCAGGGCTCAACCTTACGAGATTTATTAACTACAACAGCCGGCAAACTGCGTCTAGGTTCTACAGATGCTGGTATTGCTTTTGCTCCCGTTTACTCTACAGGAACAGCA AGTGGCAAGAGTGGAAGGACTATGCCAAACATTCTTGACGACATAATTGCTTCAGTAGTGGAAAACAAGATCCCACCAAACAGAGCACCAAAGATAaatataaaatctgaaataaaagatgagCCAAAGGATGATGGAAAATGTATTCAGGATGACAGCAGTAAACTGTACAGTGATATTCAGTATTCGTGGATCTGTGATAAGCACGTTTTGTGGCTCAGAGACcataaaaacagcaacaactgGAAGCTCTTCAAAGAGTGCTGGAAACAGGGAAGG cCTGTGTTAGTGTCCGGTATGCATAAGAAAATGAACTTCAGCCTGTGGAAAGCTGAGTCAATTAGTCTAGATTTTGGAAACCAGCAAGCTGATATCTTGAATTGCAAAGACAGTATTATTTCAAACACCAATGTCAAAGAATTCTGGGATGGTTTTGAAGATGTTTCAA AAcggcagaaaattaaaaatggggAAACAGCTCTACTAAAACTGAAAGATTGGCCTTCTGGTGAAGATTTCAAGGCTATGATGCCAGCAAG atACGAGGATTTATTAAAAAGTTTACCCTTACCTGAATACTGTAGTCCAGAAGGAAAACTAAACTTGGCTTCTCATCTGCCGGGATTTTTTGTCCGTCCAGATTTGGGACCCAGGCTCTGCAGTGCATACG GTGTGGCTGCTACTAAAGACCATGATATAGGAACCACAAATCTCCATATTGAGGTTTCTGATGTTGTGAACATCCTTGTTTATGTTGGCATAGCGAAAGGAAATGGAGTACTTTCCAAATCAG GAGTTCTGAAGAAGTTTGAAGAGGAAGATTTGGATGATCTTTTAAGGAAGCGGTTGAAAGATTCAAGCGAATTACCTGGTGCTTTGTGGCACATTTATGCTGGCAAAGATGCTGACAAGATAAGGGAGTTTCTGCAAAAG ATAGCGAAAGAGCAAGGCTTAGAAGTTTTACCAGAGCACGATCCAATACGTGATCAGAGCTGGTACGTGAACAAAAAACTTCGCCAAAGACTTCTCGAAGAATACGGAGTAAAAACGTGTACAGTTATTCAGTTTCTCGGTGATGCTATTATTCTACCAGCAGGAGCGCTTCATCAG GTGCAAAATTTTCACAGCTGCGTTCAAGTAACTGAGGACTTTGTGTCTCCAGAACATCTTGTACAGTCATTTCACTTAACACAGGAGCTGAGGCTGTCAAAGGAAGAAATCAATTATGATGATAAACTGCAG GTTAAAAATATCTTGTATCATGCAGTTAAAGAAATGGTGAGAGCTTTGAAGATTCATGAAGGTGAAATGGAAGATATGGATGAAAACTAA